One genomic window of Providencia hangzhouensis includes the following:
- a CDS encoding glycerophosphodiester phosphodiesterase family protein encodes MAITSTSKYFKFMATLIILFASQTVFALSPKIVAHRAGTADAPENTIYAIDLAKKNNADAIWLTVQLSKDNQLVLYRPSDLSSLTDHEGPVSKYNALQLNRINAAYKYNIKNNLQLPMQDTTISRLETILKKYPDTTFYIDLKSPDADPNIQAQAILALLDKTNSFSQVRFYSTNDEFLKALKSLSSKISLFESRDETRTMLANIVMNHQCSIENDKTTTRWYGFELHRKVEVVEKYTLGEARSPATLSWDKEAIDCFRKNGNAYIIVFGVNNDSDYQLAKEIGVDAVMVDSPKAFKK; translated from the coding sequence ATGGCAATTACATCAACATCAAAATATTTTAAATTTATGGCAACTCTCATAATACTGTTTGCTAGCCAAACCGTTTTTGCACTATCCCCTAAAATTGTTGCTCACCGTGCAGGAACGGCTGATGCACCAGAAAATACAATTTATGCAATTGATTTAGCAAAGAAAAATAATGCTGACGCTATTTGGCTTACCGTTCAGTTAAGTAAAGATAATCAACTCGTTTTATATCGTCCAAGTGACTTAAGCTCACTTACAGACCATGAAGGTCCTGTATCAAAATATAATGCCCTGCAACTTAACCGTATAAATGCTGCATATAAATACAATATAAAAAATAACCTGCAACTACCTATGCAAGATACTACTATTAGTAGACTAGAAACTATTTTAAAAAAATACCCTGATACGACTTTTTATATTGATTTAAAATCACCTGATGCAGACCCTAATATCCAAGCACAAGCTATCCTTGCACTACTAGATAAAACTAATTCATTTAGCCAAGTACGTTTTTATTCCACTAATGATGAATTTTTAAAAGCGCTAAAATCCCTTTCATCAAAAATTTCACTATTTGAAAGCCGTGATGAAACTCGGACTATGTTGGCAAATATCGTAATGAACCATCAATGCTCAATAGAAAATGACAAGACCACCACTCGTTGGTATGGCTTTGAGCTACATCGTAAAGTTGAAGTAGTTGAAAAATATACATTAGGTGAGGCACGCTCACCAGCTACCCTTTCATGGGATAAAGAGGCCATCGACTGTTTTAGAAAAAATGGTAATGCCTATATCATTGTCTTTGGTGTTAATAATGACAGTGACTACCAACTCGCAAAAGAAATTGGTGTTGATGCTGTAATGGTTGATTCCCCAAAAGCATTTAAAAAATAA
- the nqrM gene encoding (Na+)-NQR maturation NqrM encodes MLNVFIAAFVLFLLAFLGMSLGYIIKRKSIQGSCGGLSSIGVDKVCDCPEPCDARKKRMAREEARQKILDKNRII; translated from the coding sequence ATGCTAAATGTTTTTATTGCAGCCTTTGTACTGTTTTTGCTGGCCTTTTTAGGCATGTCACTTGGATATATTATTAAGCGTAAGAGTATCCAAGGTAGCTGCGGCGGGTTAAGCAGTATTGGTGTTGATAAAGTGTGTGATTGCCCTGAGCCTTGCGATGCACGTAAAAAGCGTATGGCACGTGAAGAAGCCCGCCAAAAAATACTGGATAAAAATCGTATTATTTGA
- the frsA gene encoding esterase FrsA: protein MTQQNLSEKLFKPKVRQVETSTLVSYSSQTISQIKEHSVLSGSHHAGWYRMINRLMWIWRGIDALEIEEVLSRIAISDAERSNDNLLDTVIGNRRGNWCFEWSQQAMRWQQKALEFEKGAEAGEAWLRSANLYSIAAYPFIKGDELADQAILLACKAYDSAAKFSQYRLKKIPFKVDGGKEVCGFLHIPSQGQGPYPTVMICGMLDSLQIDFCRYFRDYLEPLGIAMLTLDMPSIGYSVKHKLTQETSTLHEQIVRQLGDIAWIDHTRFGIVGMRFGANIALRLAYMCPDKIKAVAVIGPIVHSLLHEEKYQQDIPRMVLDVFASRLGIYQVDGSALRHELSCYSLKNQGLLGRRSKVSMLSVSLKDDIYSPKAESDLIRRSSMDADTIMLPSQPVFANFEKALSETTNWLKAKIL from the coding sequence ATGACTCAGCAAAACCTTTCAGAAAAACTTTTCAAACCTAAAGTCAGACAAGTTGAAACATCAACATTAGTCTCTTATTCATCTCAAACAATTTCTCAAATTAAAGAACACAGTGTGTTAAGTGGCTCCCATCATGCGGGTTGGTATCGTATGATTAATCGCTTAATGTGGATTTGGCGAGGAATAGACGCCTTAGAAATTGAAGAAGTACTAAGTCGTATTGCTATCTCAGATGCTGAGCGTAGCAATGATAACTTGTTGGATACGGTCATTGGCAACCGTCGTGGAAACTGGTGTTTCGAATGGTCCCAGCAAGCCATGCGTTGGCAGCAAAAAGCATTAGAATTTGAAAAAGGTGCAGAGGCAGGGGAGGCTTGGTTACGTTCAGCTAACTTGTACAGCATTGCCGCTTATCCTTTTATCAAGGGAGATGAGCTTGCTGACCAAGCTATTTTGCTGGCTTGCAAAGCTTATGATAGTGCCGCAAAATTTTCTCAATATCGCCTAAAGAAAATTCCTTTCAAAGTTGATGGTGGGAAAGAAGTTTGCGGTTTTTTACATATTCCTTCACAGGGGCAAGGGCCTTATCCGACAGTGATGATCTGTGGCATGTTAGATAGCTTACAGATTGATTTTTGTCGCTATTTTCGCGACTACCTCGAACCACTCGGTATTGCGATGCTAACACTGGATATGCCGTCAATTGGTTATTCGGTTAAACACAAGCTTACGCAGGAAACGAGCACCTTACATGAGCAAATCGTTCGCCAGCTTGGGGATATTGCTTGGATTGATCATACGCGTTTTGGCATCGTTGGTATGCGTTTTGGCGCAAATATAGCGTTAAGATTAGCTTATATGTGCCCTGATAAGATTAAAGCGGTTGCTGTCATAGGGCCAATTGTCCACAGTTTATTGCATGAAGAGAAATATCAACAAGATATTCCTCGGATGGTTTTGGATGTATTCGCCAGTCGTTTGGGTATTTATCAAGTTGATGGTTCAGCTTTACGTCATGAATTAAGTTGTTATTCACTTAAAAATCAAGGGCTTTTGGGGCGGCGCAGTAAGGTTTCAATGCTATCGGTTAGTCTTAAAGATGATATTTACAGCCCCAAAGCAGAGTCTGATTTAATTCGACGTTCATCGATGGATGCTGACACGATAATGCTACCAAGCCAGCCCGTTTTTGCTAATTTTGA
- the dinB gene encoding DNA polymerase IV, whose translation MRKIIHIDMDCFYAAIEMRDDPSLRNVPIAVGGSADRRGVISTANYEARRYGVHSAMSTAIALRLCPHLKVVPGHMALYKETSLHIRKIFARYTDLIEPLSLDEAYLDVTDCTQLHGSATLIAEAIRKQIFDELQLTASAGIAPIKFLAKIASDMNKPNGQFVITPQDIDQFVLKLPLKKIPGVGKVTAQKLADMGLVTCADVQKYDVVALIKSMGKFGQVLWERCHGIDERAINPDRLRKSVGVERTLTEDIYQWEDCLPLLDKLYDELQLRLAKVKPDLRIARQGVKFKFADFQQTTQEHVYPVLNKQDLVQIAKKAWDNRRLGRGVRLVGLHVMLQSPQLERQLLLEL comes from the coding sequence GTGCGTAAAATTATTCATATTGATATGGACTGCTTTTATGCCGCCATCGAGATGCGTGACGACCCAAGCCTTCGCAATGTACCTATTGCGGTGGGAGGTAGCGCAGATCGCCGAGGAGTGATTAGTACTGCAAATTATGAAGCACGTCGCTACGGTGTTCATAGTGCGATGTCTACAGCGATTGCACTTAGGCTTTGCCCTCACTTGAAAGTGGTTCCTGGGCATATGGCACTTTATAAAGAAACCTCTCTTCATATTCGAAAAATATTTGCGCGTTACACAGACCTCATAGAACCGCTTTCTCTTGATGAGGCTTATTTGGATGTTACGGATTGTACGCAATTACACGGCTCTGCAACGTTAATTGCTGAGGCTATCCGCAAGCAAATCTTTGATGAATTACAGCTCACTGCTTCAGCGGGGATCGCTCCAATAAAATTTTTGGCAAAGATTGCTTCCGATATGAACAAACCGAATGGCCAATTCGTGATCACACCACAAGATATCGATCAATTCGTTCTTAAATTGCCACTAAAAAAAATACCAGGAGTGGGTAAGGTAACAGCCCAAAAATTAGCGGATATGGGGTTGGTGACTTGTGCCGATGTTCAAAAATATGATGTAGTTGCGTTGATTAAAAGCATGGGGAAATTTGGGCAGGTACTTTGGGAGCGTTGCCATGGTATCGATGAACGTGCGATTAACCCTGATAGGCTTAGGAAATCGGTAGGAGTTGAACGTACACTTACAGAAGATATCTATCAATGGGAAGATTGCTTGCCGTTGTTGGATAAATTATACGATGAACTCCAACTGCGTTTAGCAAAGGTAAAGCCTGACCTTCGTATTGCTCGCCAAGGTGTAAAATTTAAATTTGCAGACTTTCAGCAAACGACACAAGAACATGTATATCCAGTTCTCAATAAACAAGATTTGGTACAAATAGCGAAAAAAGCTTGGGATAACCGCCGCTTAGGGCGTGGCGTTCGGTTAGTTGGTTTGCATGTGATGCTGCAAAGTCCTCAGCTTGAACGGCAATTATTACTTGAATTATAA
- the gpt gene encoding xanthine phosphoribosyltransferase encodes MSEKYVVTWDMLQIHARKLAQRLLPVEQWTGIIAVSRGGLVPGALLARELGIRNVDTVCISSYDHNNQRELTVIKRAEGDGEGYIVIDDLVDTGGTAQAIRNMYPKAHFVTIFAKPAGRPLVDDYVVDIPQDTWIEQPWDMGVVFVKPLCEQDK; translated from the coding sequence ATGAGCGAAAAATATGTCGTAACGTGGGATATGTTGCAAATACATGCCCGTAAACTCGCACAACGTTTATTACCAGTAGAGCAATGGACCGGTATTATCGCGGTTAGCCGTGGTGGCCTTGTTCCTGGAGCACTGCTTGCACGCGAACTTGGTATTCGTAACGTTGATACCGTTTGTATTTCTAGCTATGACCATAATAACCAGCGCGAATTAACCGTGATTAAACGTGCAGAAGGTGATGGTGAAGGCTATATTGTCATCGATGATTTAGTCGATACAGGCGGCACAGCTCAAGCTATCCGTAACATGTACCCTAAAGCACATTTTGTCACCATCTTTGCAAAACCTGCAGGCCGTCCATTAGTTGATGACTACGTAGTTGATATTCCACAAGACACATGGATCGAACAACCATGGGACATGGGTGTCGTTTTTGTTAAACCATTGTGTGAACAAGATAAATAA
- the pepD gene encoding beta-Ala-His dipeptidase, whose amino-acid sequence MSELATLSPQPLWDIFAKICSIPHPSYHEEALATHIVDWSKQKGFHVERDEVGNILIRKPATPGYENRKGVVLQAHLDMVPQKNNDTVHDFKTDPIRPYVNGEWVTAEGTTLGADNGIGLASALAVLADDSVEHGPMEVLLTMTEEAGMEGAFGLKAGWLQADILINTDSEEEGEIYMGCAGGVDFTTTFDLTREALPQGYKTFTMTLKGLKGGHSGGDVHLGLGNANKLLARFLAGHAEDLSLKLLDFRGGTVRNAIPREAYAIIAVPADKVAELTALRTRYEDILKNELAVVEPNLVLLLDETQSELKALSDDCQKRFVFFLNAAPNGVIRMSDVAIGVVETSLNEGVVRLTEDKAEIIFLVRSLIDSGKNYVVNMLTSISKLAQAQYRAEGSYPGWQPDADSPVMHLVSDTYNKLFGKIPNVMVIHAGLECGLFKKPYPDMDMVSIGPTIRGAHSPDERVHIASVGEYWKLLTAVLKAIPVKE is encoded by the coding sequence GTGTCTGAGCTAGCTACATTATCCCCCCAACCGCTATGGGACATCTTCGCTAAAATCTGTTCTATCCCACACCCTTCGTATCACGAAGAAGCCTTAGCCACGCATATTGTTGATTGGTCAAAACAAAAAGGCTTTCACGTTGAACGTGATGAAGTAGGCAATATTCTGATCCGTAAACCTGCTACGCCTGGTTATGAAAACCGTAAAGGTGTTGTTTTACAAGCTCACTTGGACATGGTGCCACAAAAAAATAACGACACGGTACATGACTTTAAAACTGATCCAATTCGTCCCTATGTTAATGGTGAGTGGGTTACTGCTGAAGGCACCACTTTAGGTGCTGATAACGGCATTGGCTTAGCTTCTGCTTTGGCTGTTCTTGCTGACGATAGCGTTGAGCATGGGCCAATGGAAGTTCTCCTGACCATGACCGAAGAAGCCGGTATGGAAGGTGCTTTTGGCTTGAAAGCAGGCTGGTTACAAGCAGATATTTTGATAAACACCGACTCCGAAGAAGAAGGTGAAATTTACATGGGTTGCGCTGGTGGTGTTGATTTTACAACCACGTTTGACCTGACTCGTGAAGCATTACCACAAGGCTATAAAACCTTCACTATGACCCTAAAAGGCCTAAAAGGTGGTCACTCCGGTGGTGATGTACATTTAGGTTTAGGTAATGCCAATAAGCTGTTAGCTCGTTTTCTAGCAGGGCACGCAGAAGATTTAAGCCTAAAATTATTAGATTTTAGAGGGGGTACTGTTCGCAATGCGATTCCTCGTGAAGCCTATGCCATTATTGCTGTTCCAGCAGACAAAGTTGCTGAATTAACGGCACTGAGAACGCGCTATGAAGATATTCTGAAAAATGAATTAGCTGTTGTTGAGCCTAACCTTGTTCTGCTACTTGACGAAACGCAAAGTGAGCTAAAAGCCCTTTCTGATGATTGCCAAAAGCGTTTTGTTTTCTTCTTAAATGCAGCACCGAACGGTGTAATTCGCATGAGCGATGTGGCTATTGGCGTGGTTGAAACGTCACTTAATGAAGGTGTAGTACGCCTAACTGAAGATAAAGCAGAAATTATCTTCCTTGTTCGCTCACTTATCGATAGCGGCAAGAACTACGTTGTTAACATGCTGACATCTATCAGTAAATTAGCACAAGCCCAATATCGAGCAGAAGGCAGTTACCCTGGTTGGCAGCCCGATGCAGACTCACCAGTGATGCATTTAGTCAGCGATACCTACAACAAACTATTCGGTAAAATTCCTAATGTGATGGTGATCCACGCAGGCCTTGAGTGTGGCTTATTCAAAAAGCCTTACCCAGACATGGATATGGTTTCAATTGGGCCAACTATTCGTGGTGCGCACTCCCCTGATGAGCGTGTGCATATTGCAAGCGTTGGTGAGTATTGGAAATTATTAACTGCGGTTTTAAAAGCAATTCCAGTTAAAGAATAA